CTGTTTTGTTTTAGTCATTAAATTTGTGGGTTGTTATGTAATCTTTGGCGTTTGTAAACTTCAATTCCTATATAAAGGGATGAAGTCGTGAGTTGTAAATCAAGCCACAAGCCATAGTCCACAAAGACACAAATAAGAGAAagcattctcaataaaaatttctCCCTCAAATTTCTAGTGTTCTTATTCCAAGTTTCCAAAGTTTATTGTCattcttttggttccaacaagACGTATCATGCAATCTGATAGGGCCCTATCTATAACAGGGAATGATACTTCAAGTTACTAGTCTTTGAATCACATAGCCAATTCCAAGTAATATATTATTTCCTCCACTCTCCCCCttcatgaagaaaataggcaTAGCATTAATTTATTTGTCCCAAAATAAACTCTTGTATTTCTCCCTCAAGGTGATGATCATACGGAATGTCCTTGTGAATTAACAGGTTTGCAGAAGTTGCTGAACTCATCAAAGTATTGTGGCTCGAAATCAGAGGCACGATTAGTTCTCGCATGCTGTCGCCCAGAACCCTTTATGCAGCGTATTTGGTATTCAAATTAACTGGGAATTATAATGGATTTGAACTACCGCGTTTTGAGGTTGGAGCTGGATTTGTTGGTGATGAAGCGGGCAAGCGTGAGCGCTCTGTTGTCTATTTATCCAGATCGTATGCATCTGTTAGGCTATGCCGCTGGGACATAATTCCAATATTACCTGAAGAGAGACGAGATGGGTGGTCGGAGATAGAGTTAGGTGAGTTCTTGACGAAGGATGTACAGGATGGGGAGGTTGAAATGAGTGTCCAGGATGCGAGGGGTAATAGATGGATGGTTGGGCTGGTGGTGGAAGGAATCGAAATTAGGCCCAAGGACAGGAAATAAAAGTGCCTTTATGTACAGCATGTGTAATTTGTATCTACCGCCCTTTGATTAATAgctttttctctctgttttgccGTTCTTTCAATgttcttttgtcaatttttaaTAGCTTTCTACCAAATCAGAAAGCGTGAGCTAGTGATCTGTATCGACTTTAATGTAAGTGGGGAAAGCATGTGTCACGGAGCGAATGGTGTTTTGGCCTGGTTTGCAAAGTCATTGATATTTTTGCTCGCGGACCGAATGGCTTTTGATCTGGTTTTTGAAAGCCCAATGCCTTCTGCGGAAATGATGGAACTTAGATGAGCGTAGGCTTCTACAAGCTCACACGGACACGCTCAATTAGTGTGATTGATTCCTGTTAAAACATATGCAAAATGATTCATTATCTTTCACTCCTACCACCCATGTTGGTACGGACCGGAATATATGACTCCATTGAACTTTGATGTAGCCATGATGCTGTGCAAATTAAAGCAAAGTTCACTCTTTCCTTGTCGACCCTTTTCAACAAGGAAGAATATTCTAGACAAATCCTATTAATCGATAGTGCTTTGtttcaaacaaaaa
The window above is part of the Eucalyptus grandis isolate ANBG69807.140 chromosome 6, ASM1654582v1, whole genome shotgun sequence genome. Proteins encoded here:
- the LOC104430789 gene encoding F-box protein At2g02240-like; this encodes MAVAEAKGRDCPDFSALPEGCIATVVSFTSPPDACRLASVSSIFKSACDSDAVWASFLPPDWLPMVSRSASSLKELYFSLCDDPVLVGDGTMGVVKRCLLNSWRFAEVAELIKVLWLEIRGTISSRMLSPRTLYAAYLVFKLTGNYNGFELPRFEVGAGFVGDEAGKRERSVVYLSRSYASVRLCRWDIIPILPEERRDGWSEIELGEFLTKDVQDGEVEMSVQDARGNRWMVGLVVEGIEIRPKDRK